One segment of Syngnathus typhle isolate RoL2023-S1 ecotype Sweden linkage group LG9, RoL_Styp_1.0, whole genome shotgun sequence DNA contains the following:
- the atf2 gene encoding cyclic AMP-dependent transcription factor ATF-2 isoform X2, producing MSDDKPFQCTAPGCGQRFTNEDHLAVHKHKHEMTLKFGPARTDSVIIADQTPTPTRFLKNCEEVGLFNELTSPFDHDFKKGSEDDIKKLPLDLSPLTTPVIRNKSEEPAALEAHRGSPLPHPESTTDDDKDLCLQPASVPTSAIVHPASLQVPNVLLASSEANVVIQQALPSPTSSSVITQVPSTSRPLVPVSGTFPVLLQLPNGQTMPVAIPAAITSSSVHIPTTIPLVRPITVVPNVPGIPGPPSPQPQPAQSEAKLKPKGSLSQQLLPLTNGDGGEVQSSAITHTAAPVSPASIPTPSTSLGLTSNLSPASEEPSAHSLQQPATSTTETPASPATPAPNPPSAGGRRRRATSDDPDEKRRKFLERNRAAASRCRQKRKVWVQSLEKKADDLNSINGQLQSEVTLLRSEVAQLKQLLLAHKDCPVTAMQKKSGYHIADKDESCEEMSVPSSPQSEAIQHSSVSTSNGVSSSSSSAPATSNQSTDESQPMSGTTQSRPSGS from the exons ATGAGTGATGATAAGCCTTTTCAATGCACTGCTCCTGGATGTGGACAG AGATTTACAAATGAAGACCACTTGGCTGTCCACAAGCACAAACATGAGATGACCCTCAAATTTGGTCCAGCCAGGACCGACAGCGTCATCATTGctg ACCAAACACCCACACCTACACGCTTTTTGAAGAATTGCGAGGAGGTGGGACTCTTCAATGAACTCACAAGTCCTTTCGATCACGACTTCAAAAAAGGCTCTGAAGATGACATTAAAAAG TTACCGCTGGATTTGTCCCCGCTCACCACCCCGGTCATACGCAACAAGAGTGAAGAGCCCGCCGCCCTGGAGGCCCATCGAGGCAGCCCTCTGCCTCACCCGGAATCGACAACTGATGACGACAAG GACTTATGTTTGCAGCCAGCCTCAGTGCCAACATCCGCTATAGTCCATCCGGCATCCCTCCAAGTTCCCAATGTACTCCTAGCAAGCTCAGAGGCTAATGTCGTTATACAGCAAGCGCTCCCATCGCCAACATCTAGCTCTGTTATTACCCAGGTCCCGTCCACTAGTAGGCCTCTAGT GCCAGTGTCTGGCACCTTTCCAGTGCTCTTACAGCTGCCTAACGGCCAGACAATGCCAGTCGCCATTCCAGCTGCCATTACCAGTTCCAGTGTACATATTCCCACTACCATCCCA CTTGTCAGACCCATCACCGTCGTGCCTAACGTCCCCGGCATCCCCGGACCCCCCTCGCCACAACCACAGCCCGCCCAGTCAGAGGCAAAACTG AAACCAAAAGGCTCGCTGAGCCAGCAGCTCCTTCCGCTAACCAACGGTGACGGCGGGGAAGTCCAGAGCAGCGCCATAACTCACACCGCTGCTCCCGTTTCTCCAGCCTCGATCCCAACTCCGTCCACGTCCCTCGGACTGACCTCTAACCTTTCACCCGCCAGTGAGGAACCCTCCGCACATTCCCTTCAGCAGCCAGCCACCTCCACTACAGAGACACCC GCTTCCCCGGCGACCCCCGCGCCAAACCCTCCGAGCGCCGGAGGTCGGCGGCGCAGAGCCACCAGTGACGACCCCGATGAGAAGCGGCGCAAGTTCCTGGAGCGCAACAGGGCTGCTGCCTCACGCTGCAGACAAAAGAGGAAAGTGTGGGTGCAGTCCTTGGAGAAGAAAGCCGACGACCTCAACTCAATCAACGGGCAACTTCAG AGTGAAGTCACCCTGCTGAGAAGCGAAGTGGCTCAGCTGAAGCAGCTCCTCCTGGCTCATAAAGATTGTCCTGTGACGGCCATGCAGAAAAAGTCCGGCTATCACA TCGCCGACAAAGACGAGAGCTGCGAGGAGATGTCGGTCCCCAGCAGCCCTCAGAGCGAAGCCATCCAGCACAGCTCCGTCAGCACCTCCAACGGGGtcagctcctcttcctcctcggcGCCTGCCACATCCAACCAGAGCACAGACGAGAGCCAGCCAATGAGCGGCACCACCCAGTCTCGGCCTTCGGGGAGCTGA
- the atf2 gene encoding cyclic AMP-dependent transcription factor ATF-2 isoform X1, producing MSDDKPFQCTAPGCGQRFTNEDHLAVHKHKHEMTLKFGPARTDSVIIADQTPTPTRFLKNCEEVGLFNELTSPFDHDFKKGSEDDIKKLPLDLSPLTTPVIRNKSEEPAALEAHRGSPLPHPESTTDDDKDLCLQPASVPTSAIVHPASLQVPNVLLASSEANVVIQQALPSPTSSSVITQVPSTSRPLVPVSGTFPVLLQLPNGQTMPVAIPAAITSSSVHIPTTIPLVRPITVVPNVPGIPGPPSPQPQPAQSEAKLKPKGSLSQQLLPLTNGDGGEVQSSAITHTAAPVSPASIPTPSTSLGLTSNLSPASEEPSAHSLQQPATSTTETPASPATPAPNPPSAGGRRRRATSDDPDEKRRKFLERNRAAASRCRQKRKVWVQSLEKKADDLNSINGQLQSEVTLLRSEVAQLKQLLLAHKDCPVTAMQKKSGYHIPPRPFVVLTAVADKDESCEEMSVPSSPQSEAIQHSSVSTSNGVSSSSSSAPATSNQSTDESQPMSGTTQSRPSGS from the exons ATGAGTGATGATAAGCCTTTTCAATGCACTGCTCCTGGATGTGGACAG AGATTTACAAATGAAGACCACTTGGCTGTCCACAAGCACAAACATGAGATGACCCTCAAATTTGGTCCAGCCAGGACCGACAGCGTCATCATTGctg ACCAAACACCCACACCTACACGCTTTTTGAAGAATTGCGAGGAGGTGGGACTCTTCAATGAACTCACAAGTCCTTTCGATCACGACTTCAAAAAAGGCTCTGAAGATGACATTAAAAAG TTACCGCTGGATTTGTCCCCGCTCACCACCCCGGTCATACGCAACAAGAGTGAAGAGCCCGCCGCCCTGGAGGCCCATCGAGGCAGCCCTCTGCCTCACCCGGAATCGACAACTGATGACGACAAG GACTTATGTTTGCAGCCAGCCTCAGTGCCAACATCCGCTATAGTCCATCCGGCATCCCTCCAAGTTCCCAATGTACTCCTAGCAAGCTCAGAGGCTAATGTCGTTATACAGCAAGCGCTCCCATCGCCAACATCTAGCTCTGTTATTACCCAGGTCCCGTCCACTAGTAGGCCTCTAGT GCCAGTGTCTGGCACCTTTCCAGTGCTCTTACAGCTGCCTAACGGCCAGACAATGCCAGTCGCCATTCCAGCTGCCATTACCAGTTCCAGTGTACATATTCCCACTACCATCCCA CTTGTCAGACCCATCACCGTCGTGCCTAACGTCCCCGGCATCCCCGGACCCCCCTCGCCACAACCACAGCCCGCCCAGTCAGAGGCAAAACTG AAACCAAAAGGCTCGCTGAGCCAGCAGCTCCTTCCGCTAACCAACGGTGACGGCGGGGAAGTCCAGAGCAGCGCCATAACTCACACCGCTGCTCCCGTTTCTCCAGCCTCGATCCCAACTCCGTCCACGTCCCTCGGACTGACCTCTAACCTTTCACCCGCCAGTGAGGAACCCTCCGCACATTCCCTTCAGCAGCCAGCCACCTCCACTACAGAGACACCC GCTTCCCCGGCGACCCCCGCGCCAAACCCTCCGAGCGCCGGAGGTCGGCGGCGCAGAGCCACCAGTGACGACCCCGATGAGAAGCGGCGCAAGTTCCTGGAGCGCAACAGGGCTGCTGCCTCACGCTGCAGACAAAAGAGGAAAGTGTGGGTGCAGTCCTTGGAGAAGAAAGCCGACGACCTCAACTCAATCAACGGGCAACTTCAG AGTGAAGTCACCCTGCTGAGAAGCGAAGTGGCTCAGCTGAAGCAGCTCCTCCTGGCTCATAAAGATTGTCCTGTGACGGCCATGCAGAAAAAGTCCGGCTATCACA TTCCTCCAAGACCGTTTGTCGTCCTGACTGCAGTCGCCGACAAAGACGAGAGCTGCGAGGAGATGTCGGTCCCCAGCAGCCCTCAGAGCGAAGCCATCCAGCACAGCTCCGTCAGCACCTCCAACGGGGtcagctcctcttcctcctcggcGCCTGCCACATCCAACCAGAGCACAGACGAGAGCCAGCCAATGAGCGGCACCACCCAGTCTCGGCCTTCGGGGAGCTGA
- the atp5mc3a gene encoding ATP synthase membrane subunit c locus 3a: MYACAKFLSSPALVRAGSRALYRPLSASVLSRPEVKTESTVALMPQSPLTQVTLRGFQTSAVSRDIDTAAKFIGAGAATVGVAGSGAGIGTVFGSLIIGYARNPSLKQQLFSYAILGFALSEAMGLFCLMVAFLILFAM; this comes from the exons ATGTACGCCTGTGCAAAGTTTCTTTCCTCGCCGGCTCTG GTCCGTGCTGGTTCCCGGGCTCTTTATAGACCCCTgtctgcctctgtgctgtccagGCCTGAGGTCAAAACAGAG AGCACTGTAGCTCTGATGCCACAGAGCCCCCTGACTCAGGTCACACTGAGGGGCTTCCAGACGAGCGCGGTGAGCCGGGACATTGACACCGCAGCCAAGTTTATCGGCGCCGGAGCCGCCACTGTTGGTGTAGCAGGATCTGGAGCTGGAATTGGGACCGTGTTCGGCAGTCTGATTATTGGCTACGCTAG GAACCCATCCCTGAAGCAGCAGCTGTTCTCCTATGCCATCCTGGGATTTGCTCTGTCTGAAGCCATGGGACTGTTCTGTTTGATGGTTGCTTTCCTGATCCTGTTTGCTATGTAA